One Rhododendron vialii isolate Sample 1 chromosome 2a, ASM3025357v1 genomic region harbors:
- the LOC131316630 gene encoding F-box/FBD/LRR-repeat protein At1g13570-like, which yields MMETGGAGSTQKKLTMSCSTPDIISNLPYNVLDNILVCLTIQDAARTSVLSRKWRYRWTTLPQLVFNDEFCRGSVVRATTDKLMLTIYKVLLLHQGPLLKFTLSLADLKSCPEIDPLIFFVSKTGIREFKLYIRKGEVERYKLPSTLFSCLQLEHLNLRSCVFKPPPGFKAFTGLLSLVLYEVSISGDVLSSLTSNCPLLESLKLRSPTSLNYLEIVAPNIKYLWCECLFKSFHVKIPHGAGVSVFWKGWRNHLGFNEGEISNSAMLLCSIPVVVGLALDYHYVKCMAASGIRERLPTTLDHLMYLQLNDVCFGEPDEVSTVSYFIRSSPNLKALHILAFHRATAAIDPVVELFDGEGWSDVSLNRLRFVQLGEVSGTKVEREFIRLLLAKSPMLETMLIRLKSKEVAERLRIVEELTGFRRASAQAVITFSK from the exons ATGATGGAAACGGGTGGCGCAGGATCTACCCAGAAAAAATTGACAATGAGTTGCTCTACTCCAGACATAATCAGTAATCTTCCATACAATGTCCTAGATAACATCTTGGTATGTTTGACGATACAGGATGCAGCAAGGACAAGTGTTTTGTCAAGGAAATGGAGGTATAGGTGGACCACACTTCCCCAACTTGTATTTAATGATGAGTTCTGCAGAGGATCAGTAGTGAGGGCAACAACAGATAAACTTATGTTGACTATTTATAAAGTTCTGCTACTCCATCAGGGACCATTACTGAAGTTCACTCTATCCTTAGCAGATTTGAAAAGTTGTCCTGAAATTGACCCGTTGATATTTTTCGTGTCAAAGACTGGCATCAGAGAATTCAAGCTTTACATTCGGAAGGGTGAAGTTGAACGTTACAAATTGCCATCAACTCTATTTTCGTGCCTACAACTTGAGCATTTGAATCTCCGTTCTTGTGTGTTTAAACCTCCTCCTGGGTTTAAAGCATTTACCGGGCTCCTTTCCCTTGTGCTTTATGAAGTTTCCATTTCTGGTGACGTACTTTCAAGTCTGACCTCCAATTGCCCACTACTTGAATCGTTGAAACTTCGTAGCCCCACCAGTTTGAATTACCTTGAAATTGTGGCTCCTAATATTAAATACCTTTGGTGTGAATGccttttcaaatcttttcacgTCAAAATTCCTCATGGTGCGGGTGTCTCAGTATTTTGGAAAGGATGGAGGAATCATTTAGGATTTAATGAAGGAGAAATATCCAACTCTGCCATGCTTCTTTGTAGTATACCGGTGGTTGTGGGTCTGGCATTAGACTATCATTATGTGAAG TGCATGGCTGCTAGTGGCATCCGAGAAAGGCTTCCGACTACTTTGGACCACCTCATGTATCTCCAGTTGAATGATGTCTGTTTTGGGGAACCAGATGAGGTCTCCACTGTTAGTTACTTTATCAGAAGCTCCCCAAACTTGAAAGCACTTCATATTCTT GCATTCCACCGTGCAACTGCCGCTATTGATCCTGTTGTAGAACTTTTTGACGGGGAAGGCTGGTCAGATGTCTCCTTAAATAGGCTTCGGTTTGTGCAGCTGGGAGAGGTGTCTGGCACAAAGGTTGAAAGGGAGTTCATTAGGCTTCTGTTAGCCAAATCTCCCATGCTGGAGACCATGCTTATCAGGCTGAAGTCGAAGGAGGTTGCTGAAAGATTGAGGATTGTGGAAGAGTTGACAGGATTTCGACGTGCGTCAGCTCAAGCAGTAATCACTTTCTCAAAGTAA